One Chionomys nivalis chromosome 4, mChiNiv1.1, whole genome shotgun sequence genomic region harbors:
- the Gorasp1 gene encoding Golgi reassembly-stacking protein 1 isoform X1, whose amino-acid sequence MGLGASTEQPAGGEGFHLHGVQENSPAQQAGLEPYFDFIITIGHSRLNKENDTLKALLKANVEKPVKLEVFNMKTMKVREVEVVPSNMWGGQGLLGASVRFCSFRRASEHVWHVLDVEPSSPAALAGLCPYTDYVVGSDQILQESEDFFSLIESHEGKPLKLMVYSSESDSCREVTVTPNAAWGGEGSLGCGIGYGYLHRIPTQPSGHYKKPCGTSPSGTPAANTPQPSDLPLGAPPPWPILQDSSSTELGSRHSDYTEALTQVPSGFTEGQLLGPGSPSHGAADFGGCPRSMEIPLQPPPPVQRVMDPGFLDVSGMSLLDSSNTSVCPSLSSSTVLTSTALSASGPEDMGSSSSSHERGGEATWSGSEFEISFPDSPGAQTQDHLPQLTLPDGLTSASSPDGLSAELLEAQTEEPADTETEGVAPEPQPGL is encoded by the exons ATGGGGCTAGGGGCGAGCACGGAGCAGCCGGCGGGCGGCGAGGGCTTCCACCTGCACGGG GTACAGGAGAACTCGCCagcccagcaggcaggcctggaacCCTACTTCGACTTCATTATCACCATTGGACACTCGAGGCTG AACAAGGAGAACGACACACTGAAGGCCCTGCTGAAGGCCAATGTGGAGAAGCCGGTGAAGCTGGAAGTCTTCAACATGAAGACCATGAAGGTGCGCGAGGTGGAGGTGGTGCCCAGCAACATGTGGGGCGGCCAGGGCCTGCTGGGAGCCAGCGTGCGCTTCTGCAGCTTCCGCAGGGCCAGCGAGCACGTGTGGCATGTGCTG GACGTGGAGCCCTCTTCACCtgctgccctggctggcctgtgtCCCTACACAGACTATGTGGTTGGCTCTGATCAGATTCTACAGGAG TCTGAAGACTTCTTTTCACTCATTGAATCCCACGAGGGGAAGCCCCTGAAGCTGATGGTGTATAGTTCTGAGTCCGACTCCTGCCGGGAGGTGACTGTGACTCCCAATGCAGCCTGGGGTGGAGAGGGCAG TCTGGGGTGTGGTATCGGTTATGGATATCTACACCGAATCCCCACACAGCCCTCCGGCCACTACAAAAAGCCATGCGGGACCTCCCCGTCTGGTACTCCGGCAGCTAACACTCCACAACCTAGTGACTTGCCTCTTGGTGCCCCACCACCGTGGCCCATCCTTCAAGATTCTTCTAGCACAGAGCTGGGTTCCAGGCACAGTGACTACACGGAG GCCCTGACACAGGTCCCCAGTGGCTTCACGGAAGGGCAGCTCCTTGGTCCTGGGAGTCCTAGCCATGGTGCTGCTGACTTTGGGGGATGCCCACGTTCCATGGAGATCCCTCTTCAGCCTCCACCTCCAGTGCAGCGGGTCATGGACCCAG GCTTCCTGGATGTGTCGGGGATGTCTCTCCTGGACAGCAGCAATACCAGTGTGTGCCCCAGCCTGTCATCCTCCACAGTGCTGACCTCCACAGCTCTCTCAGCCTCGGgaccagaggacatgggttccaGTAGCAGTTCGCACGAGCGGGGTG GGGAAGCCACGTGGTCAGGTTCCGAGTTTGAGATCTCCTTCCCGGACAGTCCTGGTGCCCagacccaggaccacctgccccagCTGACTCTCCCTGATGGACTCACCTCTGCATCCTCACCGGATGGGCTGTCTGCAGAGCTGCTGGAGGCACAGACTGAGgagccagcagacacagagacCGAGGGGGTCGCCCCAGAACCGCAGCCTGGGCTGTGA
- the Gorasp1 gene encoding Golgi reassembly-stacking protein 1 isoform X2: MKTMKVREVEVVPSNMWGGQGLLGASVRFCSFRRASEHVWHVLDVEPSSPAALAGLCPYTDYVVGSDQILQESEDFFSLIESHEGKPLKLMVYSSESDSCREVTVTPNAAWGGEGSLGCGIGYGYLHRIPTQPSGHYKKPCGTSPSGTPAANTPQPSDLPLGAPPPWPILQDSSSTELGSRHSDYTEALTQVPSGFTEGQLLGPGSPSHGAADFGGCPRSMEIPLQPPPPVQRVMDPGFLDVSGMSLLDSSNTSVCPSLSSSTVLTSTALSASGPEDMGSSSSSHERGGEATWSGSEFEISFPDSPGAQTQDHLPQLTLPDGLTSASSPDGLSAELLEAQTEEPADTETEGVAPEPQPGL; encoded by the exons ATGAAGACCATGAAGGTGCGCGAGGTGGAGGTGGTGCCCAGCAACATGTGGGGCGGCCAGGGCCTGCTGGGAGCCAGCGTGCGCTTCTGCAGCTTCCGCAGGGCCAGCGAGCACGTGTGGCATGTGCTG GACGTGGAGCCCTCTTCACCtgctgccctggctggcctgtgtCCCTACACAGACTATGTGGTTGGCTCTGATCAGATTCTACAGGAG TCTGAAGACTTCTTTTCACTCATTGAATCCCACGAGGGGAAGCCCCTGAAGCTGATGGTGTATAGTTCTGAGTCCGACTCCTGCCGGGAGGTGACTGTGACTCCCAATGCAGCCTGGGGTGGAGAGGGCAG TCTGGGGTGTGGTATCGGTTATGGATATCTACACCGAATCCCCACACAGCCCTCCGGCCACTACAAAAAGCCATGCGGGACCTCCCCGTCTGGTACTCCGGCAGCTAACACTCCACAACCTAGTGACTTGCCTCTTGGTGCCCCACCACCGTGGCCCATCCTTCAAGATTCTTCTAGCACAGAGCTGGGTTCCAGGCACAGTGACTACACGGAG GCCCTGACACAGGTCCCCAGTGGCTTCACGGAAGGGCAGCTCCTTGGTCCTGGGAGTCCTAGCCATGGTGCTGCTGACTTTGGGGGATGCCCACGTTCCATGGAGATCCCTCTTCAGCCTCCACCTCCAGTGCAGCGGGTCATGGACCCAG GCTTCCTGGATGTGTCGGGGATGTCTCTCCTGGACAGCAGCAATACCAGTGTGTGCCCCAGCCTGTCATCCTCCACAGTGCTGACCTCCACAGCTCTCTCAGCCTCGGgaccagaggacatgggttccaGTAGCAGTTCGCACGAGCGGGGTG GGGAAGCCACGTGGTCAGGTTCCGAGTTTGAGATCTCCTTCCCGGACAGTCCTGGTGCCCagacccaggaccacctgccccagCTGACTCTCCCTGATGGACTCACCTCTGCATCCTCACCGGATGGGCTGTCTGCAGAGCTGCTGGAGGCACAGACTGAGgagccagcagacacagagacCGAGGGGGTCGCCCCAGAACCGCAGCCTGGGCTGTGA